In Helicoverpa zea isolate HzStark_Cry1AcR chromosome 3, ilHelZeax1.1, whole genome shotgun sequence, the following proteins share a genomic window:
- the LOC124645759 gene encoding uncharacterized protein LOC124645759, with amino-acid sequence MLQQMSSPPSAQAGEVATIVRHLEGRVCGDVSSEASSDAAEDIELPQCKIRRNYNCTKCTFYTQNPRAYLFHTRDAHFVKLKIYECPHCVYASRHHQKLMRHVKMVHGEPKPTTAAAKVDAELSPPSYENMEPAERIEDLLEEVEDCEDMMMEVDDDSSERPDDLDGECERSVEQAAPSDESKSKGKFFSCDKCNYVTHIRARFTKHVKYHSMPMIKCTMCDFRTPYKWNLDRHMKNHGGSGSFNCSMCNFTADIKQSLTVHEMNHHTQPAGQSLSSRRRNRVGASDTVIAEFDAASTLLPKEEEGSGDSRSSHSVSDMGLQYAERELVGCKSDSNDAAASDTIVKKETSQDGFQLSPTHSSDEKTQKQSRKVPRPIPQLIPLNSSTPNQKQTCSGEPPSKKFKESLQAEIVDDVSGDNTLVPQNPSIKETTGRKKNESFFDRLKERLLTETGEEGSLICKNCGFESKCLSEHSVHEKNCSPQTNRVNANTSLKSLSSTRCQNCRHRCKSSADLYVHMQTCGKSENMDDEDTIKNQDSNDGVIPIHEKETEPHPMENVVFVWNNINQDANKFDMPLDININDDCTLPEVHRSFDHEITDDNESMNLSPSQAIGRKVFKCPHCPFFSTTASRFHVHIVGHLNKKPFECSLCKYKSNWRWDITKHIKLKSARDPEHNEAKVLMTDETGRRNYSKYNKFLAMPVLNDNGENEFHYLDPNTAVDSTMEIDESFNDISDVMNVQFEMQPLNLQTQHGDDKYDYMDNRGLNDIKKPKKTLWKCKKCNYKDPSKEALLEHVREHSKSDGHHDESSKQPAKKAENNTPDPADLAYRCGHCNQLSNWKHVIQRHCRLKHDGVIKVITTVKPKPDPPMNINEINIDTCNKCPYRTSDKKLLIAHLQQHQPSANSIFKCYFCPFFVKDEPELIQHLHLHGISDPEDYIAKAMGTKSPGPEQPAPVTQSFNSTKRHKCIECPYETNSKSQFMYHEQFHRLPADTPYKCPECNYSVSKRHLLHQHLRVHGIATKRIETEAELENKTELKIDFSINLDEIPYVWVSAKNEFHKMYKCRYCSYVNAIKCKIPNHEKIHYTVFENNDTTIYKCLECKFTCDNAGRLAEHSKTHGEIYGRIYCPVEFDVPDEEQISKLRKVIEIEKSANPESFSRDDSSTLENREIKLLYFCVKCPARFLEFSELEDHEKCHVASLPNKCKSCDYSVSEESELSAHAIVHTDEYNTKTKMLKFIRHSHPSHRQPILELVHCPTTSEITWIATGPSKIETVDAPVKKMNESKTVPKQYCCRQCPAKFFKSSALTYHMGLHGGEGEHKCKKCNYAVKNIGNLAKHELLHENENKTTSCDYESGEDMDYKNIPLSGTDLFQRKTEAQKRVLTDKDKLVKPNDHFPPVLQADPQFGYLMHGNPEFIYPTYLKNGRQKEKRYKCHKCPSAFEKREQYKIHLSLHGSKQRYKCELCDYSVKYYANYVQHMRKHQMNDEAQAERKKGSTDYIESENQEDIKHDDSSDNIKLAIKTMPKGAPKSDFQQFSISDQQTLRLLQRRRSMNNSGKDLNTSETSPIKERKLHMCVLCPYTNQRQDSLSNHYRRHGESDDLHAGSRKCSYCDLVVVQSHFLREHLKTHFNYHKAQTPECFVANQDVSFTITKLEEGSESVDLKLDMQNKSFACNDEKIFVKIKTGLLVE; translated from the exons ATGCTACAGCAGATGTCCTCGCCGCCGAGCGCACAAGCCGGCGAGGTCGCGACTATCGTGCGCCACCTTGAAGGCCGCGTCTGCGGCGACGTGTCTTCGGAGGCTTCCTCGGATGCCGCGGAGGACATTGAATTACCACAGTGCAAGATAAGGAGGAATTATAATTGCACCAAGTGCACGTTCTATACCCAGAACCCGCGCGCTTATCTGTTCCACACTCGTGACGCTCACTTTGTTAAACTCAAGATTTACGAGTGTCCACACTGTGTTTACGCATCGAGACATCATCAGAAACTTATGAGACACGTCAAAATGGTCCATGGAGAACCTAAGCCGACAACAGCGGCTGCTAAAGTGGATGCTGAGTTATCACCTCCCTCCTACGAAAACATGGAACCGGCAGAGCGCATTGAAGACTTACTAGAGGAAGTCGAGGACTGTGAGGATATGATGATGGAAGTAGATGATGACTCCTCGGAGCGACCTGATGATTTGGATGGCGAGTGCGAAAGAAGTGTTGAGCAAGCAGCGCCCTCTGACGAGTCAAAAAGTAAAGGGAAATTTTTCTCATGCGATAAGTGCAACTATGTCACCCACATAAGGGCTAGATTCACAAAGCACGTCAAGTATCATTCAATGCCTATGATCAAGTGTACAATGTGTGATTTTCGAACTCCCTACAAGTGGAACTTGGACCGGCACATGAAGAACCACGGTGGAAGTGGAAGTTTCAATTGTTCGATGTGCAACTTTACGGCGGACATCAAGCAGAGTCTGACGGTGCACGAAATGAATCATCATACTCAGCCAGCGGGCCAATCGCTGTCGAGTCGCCGCCGCAACCGGGTGGGCGCCAGCGACACGGTTATCGCGGAGTTCGACGCAGCGAGCACGTTGCTCCCCAAGGAGGAAGAAGGGAGTGGCGACTCGCGGTCCTCACACTCGGTCTCG GACATGGGTCTACAATACGCAGAGAGAGAACTTGTTGGATGCAAAAGCGACTCCAATGACGCTGCTGCTTCTGACACCATTGTCAAAAAAGAAACTTCACAAGATGGCTTCCAGCTGTCACCTACACACAGCTCAGATGAGAAGACGCAGAAACAAAGTAGAAAAGTTCCCAGGCCAATACCACAACTCATACCACTAAATTCTTCTACACctaaccaaaaacaaacatgttCTGGTGAACCACCCAGCAAAAAGTTCAAGGAATCGTTACAAGCAGAAATTGTTGACGATGTTTCGGGCGATAACACCCTCGTCCCTCAAAACCCTTCAATCAAAGAAACTACAGGTCGAAAGAAGAATGAATCATTCTTTGACAGACTTAAAGAAAGACTGTTAACAGAAACAGGTGAAGAAGGCTCGCTTATATGTAAGAACTGTGGATTTGAAAGCAAATGTTTATCAGAACATTCTGTACACGAGAAAAATTGTTCACCTCAAACTAACAGGGTCAATGCAAATACGTCACTAAAAAGTTTAAGTTCAACTCGATGTCAGAACTGCAGACACCGCTGTAAGTCTAGCGCAGATTTGTACGTCCACATGCAAACTTGCGGAAAGAGCGAGAATATGGACGATGAAGATACTATTAAAAATCAAGACAGTAATGACGGTGTCATTCCAATACATGAAAAAGAGACTGAACCTCATCCAATGGAAAACGTTGTTTTTGTTTGGAATAATATTAATCAAGACGCCAACAAGTTCGATATGCCTCTAGACATAAACATAAATGACGATTGCACACTGCCAGAAGTACACAGAAGTTTCGATCACGAGATAACTGACGACAACGAAAGTATGAACTTGTCACCAAGTCAAGCTATCGGAAGAAAGGTATTCAAATGTCCACATTGTCCATTTTTCTCCACAACAGCATCCAGGTTTCACGTTCACATTGTTGGTCACTTAAATAAGAAACCATTTGAGTGTTCACTCTGCAAATATAAATCTAATTGGAGATGGGATATAACCAAACACATAAAACTGAAATCGGCAAGAGATCCTGAACATAACGAGGCAAAAGTTCTAATGACAGATGAAACTGGAAGAAGAAACTATAGCAAATACAACAAATTCTTAGCGATGCCCGTACTAAATGACAATGGTGAAAACGAGTTCCATTACCTGGATCCTAATACCGCAGTCGACAGCACTATGGAAATCGATGAGTCATTTAATGATATATCGGACGTTATGAACGTACAATTTGAAATGCAACCACTTAACTTACAGACACAACACGGTGACGATAAGTACGATTATATGGATAACAGAGGTCTTAATGACATAAAGAAGCCGAAGAAAACATTATGGAAATGTAAAAAATGTAACTACAA AGATCCTTCAAAAGAAGCCCTCTTAGAGCATGTCCGTGAACACTCCAAATCGGACGGTCACCATGACGAGTCAAGCAAACAACCTGCCAAGAAAGCTGAAAACAATACTCCCGACCCAGCTGACCTGGCATATCGCTGTGGACACTGTAACCAGTTATCAAATTGGAAACATGTCATCCAG CGTCATTGCCGATTAAAACACGATGGAGTCATAAAAGTAATAACTACAGTCAAACCAAAACCTGACCCGCCAATGAACATTAATGAGATCAACATTGATACATGCAACAAGTGTCCGTACAGAACAAGTGATAAGAAGCTACTTATCGCTCACTTGCAACAGCACCAGCCCTCGGCTAATTCTATCTTCAAATGCTActtctgccccttcttcgtAAAGGATGAACCAGAGTTGATCCAACATCTACATCTTCACGGTATCTCTGACCCAGAGGACTACATCGCAAAGGCAATGGGCACCAAATCTCCAGGACCCGAGCAGCCAGCACCTGTAACTCAATCATTCAACTCCACGAAACGTCACAAGTGTATAGAGTGCCCATATGAAACAAACAGCAAGTCGCAGTTCATGTACCACGAACAATTTCATCGACTACCCGCTGACACTCCATACAAATGTCCGGAATGCAACTACAGCGTATCAAAAAGACACTTGCTACACCAACATCTACGAGTTCACGGAATCGCAACCAAAAGAATTGAGACAGAAGCAGAACTAGAAAACAAGACGGAGCTAAAAATTGACTTCAGTATTAACCTTGATGAAATCCCATACGTTTGGGTGTCAGCAAAGAACGAATTTCATAAAATGTACAAGTGCCGGTACTGTTCATACGTTAATgctataaaatgtaaaataccaAATCATGAAAAAATCCATTACACCGTATTCGAAAATAATGACACGACCATTTATAAATGTTTGGAATGCAAATTCACATGTGATAATGCCGGCAGGCTGGCTGAACATTCTAAAACGCATGGCGAAATATATGGTCGCATTTATTGTCCCGTGGAATTCGATGTGCCCGATGAAGAACAAATCTCTAAGCTGCGAAAGGttatagaaatagaaaaatCGGCGAATCCAGAAAGTTTTTCTAGAGATGATAGCTCTACACTTGAGAACAgagaaataaaactattatatttttgtgtaaaatgccCCGCAAGGTTTTTAGAATTCAGTGAACTAGAGGATCATGAGAAATGTCATGTTGCATCACTTCCGaataaatgtaaaagttgtGACTATTCAGTATCCGAAGAAAGTGAATTAAGTGCACATGCTATCGTTCATACCGATGAATATAACACAAAAACGAAGATGCTAAAATTTATTCGCCATTCGCATCCCTCGCACAGACAACCCATTTTAGAACTTGTCCACTGTCCAACAACATCTGAGATTACGTGGATAGCTACAGGTCCATCCAAAATTGAAACTGTTGACGCTCCTGTGAAGAAAATGAATGAGTCGAAAACCGTGCCAAAACAGTACTGTTGCAGACAATGTCCTGCTAAGTTTTTCAAAAGTTCGGCGTTAACATATCATATGGGGCTACATGGTGGTGAAGGAGAGCATAAGTGCAAGAAATGTAACTATGCTGTGAAGAATATTGGTAACTTAGCCAAACATGAATTATTACACGAGAATGAGAACAAAACTACAAGTTGTGATTACGAATCTGGTGAAGACATGgactataaaaatattccattgTCAGGCACGGATTTGTTCCAGAGAAAGACTGAGGCTCAGAAAAGAGTTTTGACCGATAAGGATAAGTTAGTTAAACCGAATGATCATTTTCCGCCTGTCTTGCAAGCTGATCCTCAATTCGGTTATTTAATGCACGGTAATCCTGAATTTATATATCCCACGTACCTAAAGAATGGTCGTCAAAAAGAAAAACGATATAAATGCCACAAGTGTCCTTCAGCATTTGAAAAACGAGAACAATATAAAATCCATTTATCATTGCACGGCTCCAAGCAAAGATACAAGTGTGAATTATGTGATTATTCCGTTAAATATTACGCCAATTACGTTCAGCACATGAGAAAACATCAAATGAACGATGAAGCTCAAGCTGAAAGAAAGAAGGGCAGTACTGATTATATAGAATCTGAAAACCAAGAAGACATCAAACATGATGACAGTAGTGATAACATTAAACTTGCTATTAAGACTATGCCGAAGGGGGCGCCTAAAAGCGACTTCCAACAATTTTCCATTAGCGACCAGCAAACTCTTCGATTGCTTCAGCGAAGGCGATCGATGAACAATTCCGGGAAAGACTTAAATACATCAGAAACCTCGCCGATCAAAGAACGTAAATTGCACATGTGTGTACTATGCCCGTACACTAACCAACGTCAAGACTCATTAAGTAATCATTACAGAAGACACGGTGAGAGCGATGATCTGCACGCTGGAAGCCGCAAATGTTCTTATTGTGACCTAGTGGTCGTGCAGTCACACTTCCTCCGCGAACATCTCAAGACTCACTTCAACTACCACAAGGCTCAAACTCCTGAATGTTTTGTGGCTAATCAAGATGTTAGCTTTACCATTACCAAGTTAGAAGAAGGCAGTGAATCAGTTGATCTCAAATTAGACATGCAAAACAAGAGTTTTGCTTGTAATGATGAAAAgatatttgttaaaattaaaactggATTATTGGTAGAGTAA
- the LOC124645761 gene encoding transcription elongation factor S-II: protein MSVEEDIMKIQKKLTKMISADGTGQEEALDLLKTLQTMAINLDVLTKTRIGMTVNNLRKSSKDEEVISLCKTLIKNWKKFLSTPGTPGKDNGSSSKSKKDGKDKDKKDDKEKDKKLPASFPPSNTTDAVRLKCRELLTQALKVDGENPNACGSPEELAEELEECIYGEFKNTDMRYKNRVRSRVANLKDPKNPTLRTNFLNGCISASRLAKMTPEEMASDEMKKLREKFIKEAIDDAQLATVQGTKTEMLKCGKCKKKNCTYNQLQTRSSDEPMTTFVLCNECGNRWKFC, encoded by the exons ATGAGCGTGGAAGAGGATATTatgaaaatacaaaagaaattgACTAAGATGATATCGGCGGATGGCACG ggTCAAGAAGAAGCATTAGATCTGCTGAAAACCCTTCAGACAATGGCTATCAACTTGGATGTATTGACGAAAACAAGAATAGGCATGACAGTGAACAATCTTCGTAAATCTAGCAAGGATGAAGAGGTAATATCTTTATGCAAAACTCTGATTAAAAACTGGAAAAAGTTCTTGTCAACGCCAGGAACACCTGGAAAAGACAATGGCAGCTCCTCTAAATCTAAAAAGGATGGTAAGGATAAAGATAAGAAAGACGACAAGGAAAAAGATAAGAAGCTGCCAGCTTCATTCCCTCCATCAAACACTACTGATGCCGTGAGGCTCAAGTGTAGGGAACTTCTTACACAAGCCCTCAAAGTTGATGGTGAGAACCCAAACGCATGCGGCAGCCCGGAGGAACTTGCTGAAGAATTAGAGGAATGCATTTATGGAGAGTTTAAGAATACTGATATGAGATACAAGAACAGAGTACGCTCAAGAGTGGCCAACTTAAAAGATCCAAAAAATCCGACACTGCGTACAAACTTCCTAAATGGCTGCATTTCAGCATCTCGACTTGCAAAGATGACCCCGGAGGAAATGGCAAGTGATGAAATGAAGAAACTTAGAGAGAAGTTCATTAAGGAGGCTATTGATGATGCTCAGCTGGCCACAGTACAAGGTACTAAGACTGAGATGCTCAAGTGTGGTAAATGCAAAAAGAAGAATTGCACATACAACCAGTTGCAGACCAGAAGTTCTGATGAACCCATGACCACATTTGTGCTCTGTAATGAGTGCGGCAATCGCTGGAAATTCTGTTAA